From a single Kitasatospora sp. NBC_00458 genomic region:
- a CDS encoding IclR family transcriptional regulator: protein MSQTVTRALRILAELGEGERSLDQLAEVLGVHKTTVLRLLQSLEEERFVYRDPAYRYHLGAGLFALSGLALEQRGVRRIAAPHLAELNAATGQTVHLAAYEGGEVVYIDKYDSRHPVRMYSRIGLRAALHCAAVSKVLLADLPVPERRRVVAGIDFTPHTARTLTTPEALLAELEKVAVQGWAQDHAEHEAFINCVAAPIRDASGRVVAAASISVPDVVLPYEQVLELLPHLLATTRAVSADCGQTPPTT from the coding sequence ATGAGCCAGACCGTCACCCGCGCCCTGCGCATCCTCGCCGAGCTCGGCGAGGGCGAGCGCTCCCTGGACCAGCTCGCCGAGGTGCTCGGCGTGCACAAGACCACCGTGCTGCGGCTGCTCCAGAGCCTCGAAGAGGAACGGTTCGTCTACCGGGACCCGGCCTACCGCTACCACCTGGGCGCCGGCCTCTTCGCACTCTCCGGCCTGGCCCTGGAACAGCGCGGGGTCCGCCGCATCGCCGCACCGCACCTGGCCGAGCTGAACGCGGCCACCGGCCAGACCGTGCACCTGGCCGCGTACGAGGGCGGCGAGGTGGTCTACATCGACAAGTACGACTCCCGCCACCCGGTGCGGATGTACTCGCGGATCGGCCTGCGCGCGGCCCTGCACTGCGCCGCCGTCTCCAAGGTGCTGCTGGCCGACCTGCCGGTGCCCGAGCGCCGCCGGGTGGTGGCCGGCATCGACTTCACCCCGCACACCGCCCGGACCCTGACCACTCCCGAGGCGCTGCTGGCCGAGCTGGAGAAGGTCGCCGTCCAGGGCTGGGCTCAGGACCACGCCGAGCACGAGGCGTTCATCAACTGCGTGGCGGCGCCGATCCGGGACGCCAGCGGCCGGGTGGTCGCCGCCGCCTCGATCTCGGTCCCTGACGTCGTCCTCCCGTACGAGCAGGTGCTGGAGCTGCTGCCCCACCTGCTCGCCACCACCCGGGCCGTCTCCGCCGACTGCGGCCAGACCCCGCCGACCACCTGA
- a CDS encoding sugar kinase, whose product MPRQDAAVSPGTPTPGTPSLGDPSATGPDAPGPGTTGPDARGADATGADAVGTGAPDAAPPAPGSPDRPTGTDPRTAPDPTAPPTAPAPPTAPAAVCVGESMAVLLPDRPGPLESVEAFRLSVGGAESNVAGALAALGVPSAWISRVGDDGFGRRLLGELTARGVDVSAVAVDPHRPTGVYLKEVGGTTGDRHDLGPGRSRLHYHRRGSAAAALSPALLADPAAARLLAGARLLHLSGITAALSDDCLALLRALLAERRPGRLVSFDLNWRPALWRDRDVSVLPPLLDAADLLLLGADEAEAAFGTGDPHALRRRFPSPATVVVKDAARLVTALERDGTAVTEPALTVEVVEATGAGDAFAAGYLAGTVRGLDQRRRLRLGHLSAACALTAHGDQAELPPEPVVEALLAASPEDWAATRVSADGIVSPVLPAAAPAGTAPAAGASGPVAPTTAAPVSAPAPGGGAADPRPAASPALGAR is encoded by the coding sequence ATGCCACGACAGGACGCCGCCGTGAGCCCGGGCACCCCCACGCCCGGTACCCCGTCACTCGGCGACCCGTCGGCGACCGGGCCGGACGCACCGGGACCGGGCACGACCGGCCCGGACGCACGCGGAGCGGACGCAACCGGAGCGGACGCGGTCGGAACCGGGGCGCCCGACGCCGCCCCGCCCGCTCCCGGATCACCCGACCGCCCCACCGGTACGGACCCCCGCACCGCCCCCGACCCCACCGCCCCGCCCACCGCCCCGGCCCCGCCCACCGCCCCGGCCGCCGTCTGCGTGGGCGAGTCGATGGCCGTCCTGCTGCCCGACCGCCCCGGCCCCCTGGAGTCGGTGGAGGCGTTCCGGCTCTCCGTCGGCGGCGCCGAATCGAACGTGGCGGGCGCCCTGGCCGCGCTGGGCGTGCCGAGCGCCTGGATCAGCCGGGTCGGCGACGACGGCTTCGGCCGCCGCCTGCTCGGCGAACTCACCGCACGGGGGGTGGACGTGTCGGCGGTCGCCGTCGACCCCCACCGCCCGACCGGCGTGTACCTCAAGGAGGTCGGCGGCACCACCGGCGACCGGCACGACCTCGGGCCCGGCCGCAGCCGGCTCCACTACCACCGGCGCGGTTCCGCCGCCGCGGCGCTCTCCCCCGCGCTGCTCGCCGACCCGGCCGCCGCCCGCCTGCTGGCCGGGGCCCGCCTGCTGCACCTGTCGGGCATCACCGCGGCGCTCTCCGACGACTGCCTGGCCCTGCTCCGCGCGCTGCTCGCCGAGCGCCGCCCGGGCCGGCTGGTCAGCTTCGACCTCAACTGGCGCCCGGCGCTCTGGCGCGACCGCGACGTCTCGGTGCTGCCGCCGCTGCTGGACGCGGCCGACCTGCTGCTGCTCGGCGCCGACGAGGCCGAGGCCGCCTTCGGCACCGGCGACCCGCACGCGCTGCGCCGGCGCTTCCCCTCCCCCGCGACCGTGGTGGTCAAGGACGCCGCCCGGCTGGTCACCGCCCTGGAGCGGGACGGAACCGCCGTCACCGAGCCCGCCCTGACCGTCGAGGTGGTCGAGGCGACCGGCGCGGGCGACGCCTTCGCCGCCGGCTACCTGGCCGGGACGGTGCGCGGCCTCGACCAGCGGCGCCGGCTGCGGCTGGGCCACCTGAGCGCGGCCTGCGCGCTGACCGCCCACGGCGACCAGGCCGAGCTGCCGCCGGAGCCGGTGGTCGAGGCCCTGCTCGCCGCCTCCCCGGAGGACTGGGCTGCCACCCGGGTGTCGGCGGATGGCATCGTGTCCCCTGTACTGCCCGCGGCCGCACCCGCCGGGACGGCCCCCGCGGCGGGGGCGTCCGGACCGGTCGCCCCCACGACGGCCGCGCCCGTCTCGGCACCGGCGCCCGGGGGCGGTGCCGCCGACCCCCGACCGGCCGCCTCCCCGGCCCTTGGAGCACGATGA